Proteins co-encoded in one Alphaproteobacteria bacterium genomic window:
- a CDS encoding helix-turn-helix transcriptional regulator, whose protein sequence is MSDSHPVDVHVGKRLRLKRTIMGLSQESIGKAIGVTFQQIQKYERGINRMGASRLYDFAKTLNVPVSYFFEGFGDELTVDSAVMGMAEGEAPAYEHEQVSSRETMDIMRAYYKIKNPAVRKRIIELIKAVSEENADK, encoded by the coding sequence ATGAGTGATTCACATCCAGTCGACGTTCATGTCGGCAAACGTTTGCGGTTAAAGCGCACCATCATGGGGTTAAGCCAAGAGTCGATTGGCAAAGCCATTGGCGTGACGTTCCAGCAAATTCAAAAATATGAGCGTGGTATCAACCGCATGGGCGCTAGCCGCCTTTACGATTTTGCCAAGACCTTGAATGTTCCTGTTTCCTATTTCTTTGAAGGATTCGGTGACGAGCTGACCGTCGATAGCGCGGTAATGGGTATGGCAGAAGGTGAAGCACCTGCCTATGAGCATGAGCAAGTCAGTAGCCGCGAGACGATGGATATCATGCGCGCCTACTACAAAATTAAAAATCCCGCAGTGCGCAAACGCATCATTGAATTAATCAAAGCGGTTTCGGAAGAAAACGCCGACAAATAA
- the lnt gene encoding apolipoprotein N-acyltransferase, which yields MIARFVKWAEWVQARQGWQRTVLLFIAGALSALALAPYYLWPVLFVTFPHLLLQMEKGTARQTAWRCFVFGYGFFVAGTYWIAFSLLVDAAQFGWLFPISVFGLSAAFAIYFLVKGYLFAKLRTTHRFANICLFAALWVGFEYLRSAGIFGFPWNLLGYTSMASERLSQLASVTGTFGLSWLIALCLFPLIYRNRAYISAILALVIAVYSYGIWRVPSSAAPVTETRLRLVQPNIPQEMKWTDAGKDQSMRIHGVLTHMQTDAPLADVVIWSETAFPFTVYDGSGWFHMVRHFAPYGGAFITGVIRSHRDEVWNSMMVVDNKGESLDYYDKHQLVPFGEFVPLRSILPLEKITPGTIDFSRGEGVRTLRIVGVPAFSPLICYEVVFPWLAAKKDDRPAWLLNLTNDAWYGDTAGPYQHFDMTRMRAIEQGLPLARVANTGISALIDPYGRIVGKLPLNERGIIDKALPKQLNITPYAQFAEAPILLILFIFMLVYISYWRARLP from the coding sequence ATGATTGCCCGTTTCGTGAAGTGGGCAGAGTGGGTCCAAGCGCGTCAAGGCTGGCAGCGCACAGTCCTATTGTTCATTGCGGGTGCGCTTAGTGCATTAGCCCTTGCGCCTTATTATTTATGGCCCGTATTATTTGTCACGTTTCCGCATTTGCTATTGCAGATGGAGAAGGGAACCGCTCGCCAAACAGCATGGCGTTGCTTCGTATTTGGGTACGGTTTTTTTGTCGCAGGCACGTATTGGATAGCATTTTCATTGTTGGTGGATGCCGCGCAGTTCGGCTGGCTGTTTCCTATTTCTGTTTTCGGACTGAGCGCTGCTTTTGCCATATATTTCTTAGTGAAGGGCTACCTCTTCGCCAAGCTACGCACCACACATCGATTCGCGAACATCTGTTTATTTGCGGCGCTTTGGGTGGGGTTTGAGTACCTGCGTTCTGCGGGCATATTTGGTTTCCCATGGAATTTGCTGGGCTACACCTCCATGGCCTCTGAGCGTTTGTCACAACTTGCTTCCGTCACGGGAACATTTGGTTTGTCGTGGCTTATTGCGCTGTGCCTATTCCCGCTCATATATCGTAACCGCGCTTATATTTCAGCGATCTTGGCATTAGTGATTGCCGTCTATAGTTACGGCATATGGCGCGTACCAAGCAGCGCCGCGCCTGTCACCGAAACGCGTTTGCGTTTAGTGCAGCCGAACATCCCTCAAGAAATGAAATGGACAGACGCTGGCAAAGACCAGTCGATGCGCATTCACGGCGTGCTCACCCATATGCAGACCGACGCGCCACTAGCTGATGTCGTCATCTGGTCGGAGACGGCATTTCCATTCACCGTCTATGATGGCAGTGGCTGGTTCCATATGGTTCGCCATTTTGCGCCATATGGTGGGGCTTTTATTACCGGCGTCATTCGCTCGCATCGCGATGAGGTGTGGAATAGCATGATGGTGGTAGATAACAAAGGCGAGTCGCTTGATTATTATGACAAGCACCAGCTTGTACCATTTGGCGAATTTGTTCCACTGCGCAGTATATTGCCGCTTGAGAAAATTACCCCTGGCACCATTGATTTTTCACGAGGTGAGGGTGTGCGTACACTGCGCATTGTGGGTGTGCCTGCCTTCAGTCCATTGATATGCTATGAGGTGGTTTTCCCGTGGCTGGCCGCTAAAAAGGATGACCGCCCCGCATGGCTTTTGAATCTCACCAATGACGCATGGTATGGCGACACGGCAGGCCCATACCAGCACTTTGACATGACGCGAATGCGCGCCATTGAGCAGGGTTTGCCACTCGCAAGGGTTGCAAATACGGGAATATCAGCCCTCATAGACCCCTATGGTCGTATCGTTGGAAAATTACCATTAAATGAGCGCGGCATTATCGACAAAGCTTTACCAAAACAGTTGAATATTACTCCTTACGCGCAGTTCGCAGAAGCGCCTATTTTGCTGATATTATTCATTTTTATGTTGGTTTATATATCTTACTGGAGAGCAAGGTTACCTTAG
- a CDS encoding HlyC/CorC family transporter, with translation MPSSDIEPELPGLESKSHHGKSGTATPSPMQLAIKWFRHKVVGRAENTLKEALEEVLEENSPEMQSISEAEKNLLKNMIHFGELTVHDIMVPRTQILALPKQTSLAELKTHIISIGHTRIPVYAESLDQIEGFIHVKDLFPFVAGAKPFDIAMVMREILFVPPSMKIVDLLVRMRMSGCHIAIVIDEYGGTDGLVTMEDLFEELVGEIQDEHDEDHEELMVEWVGGNIVEVDARVPIIQLEETLNESFRKEGDEVDTVGGLVFSALGRVPIKGEVLHIHPNFKCEIIAADPRRIRRLRITKHA, from the coding sequence ATGCCCAGCTCAGACATAGAACCCGAATTACCTGGGTTAGAATCCAAATCCCATCACGGTAAAAGCGGAACCGCGACGCCGTCGCCCATGCAGCTTGCGATTAAATGGTTTCGCCATAAAGTAGTTGGCCGCGCTGAAAACACCCTCAAGGAAGCACTGGAAGAAGTGCTCGAGGAAAATTCCCCAGAGATGCAATCCATCAGCGAAGCAGAGAAGAACCTGCTCAAGAACATGATTCATTTCGGCGAATTGACGGTGCATGACATCATGGTGCCGCGCACGCAAATATTGGCGCTGCCAAAACAAACGTCGCTGGCTGAACTCAAGACTCACATTATTAGCATTGGTCATACGCGCATTCCTGTTTATGCAGAGTCGCTCGACCAGATTGAGGGATTCATCCACGTTAAGGACCTTTTCCCATTCGTGGCGGGAGCAAAGCCCTTCGATATCGCCATGGTGATGCGTGAGATTTTATTCGTGCCACCTTCGATGAAGATTGTCGATTTGCTGGTGCGCATGCGTATGTCTGGCTGCCATATCGCGATTGTTATCGACGAATATGGTGGGACGGATGGCCTCGTCACCATGGAAGATTTGTTCGAAGAATTGGTGGGTGAAATTCAAGACGAACACGACGAAGATCACGAAGAGCTGATGGTAGAGTGGGTGGGCGGTAACATTGTTGAAGTGGATGCGCGCGTGCCAATCATTCAGCTTGAAGAAACGCTCAATGAAAGCTTCCGCAAAGAAGGCGACGAAGTTGATACGGTGGGTGGGTTAGTCTTCTCGGCGCTGGGACGAGTGCCAATCAAGGGAGAAGTGCTGCATATTCACCCTAACTTTAAATGCGAAATTATTGCGGCAGACCCGCGTCGTATACGCCGTTTGCGCATTACCAAGCACGCATGA
- the ybeY gene encoding rRNA maturation RNase YbeY — MTINLLVDDPRWRNSFKTLRVDVLKAVRMVLKDYDVKGAVVTLKFSTNEDVETLNHLYRGKKKPTNVLSFPNDEPPLGDIILAYETVKREAKEQKKTFRAHTLHLVVHATLHLLGYDHEKSREAEEMEALEIAYLKRLGIANPYESR; from the coding sequence ATGACAATTAACTTACTCGTCGATGACCCGCGCTGGCGCAATAGTTTCAAGACGTTGCGCGTGGACGTGCTGAAAGCCGTGCGCATGGTGCTGAAGGACTATGACGTGAAGGGCGCAGTTGTAACGCTGAAGTTTTCCACCAATGAAGACGTTGAAACCCTAAATCACCTCTATCGCGGTAAGAAGAAACCCACCAATGTGCTTTCTTTCCCCAATGACGAGCCACCACTAGGTGATATCATCCTCGCTTATGAAACGGTGAAGCGCGAAGCGAAAGAGCAAAAAAAGACCTTCCGCGCGCATACGCTGCATTTGGTGGTGCATGCAACACTGCATTTATTGGGCTATGACCATGAGAAATCTAGAGAGGCAGAAGAAATGGAAGCGCTTGAAATTGCATACTTAAAGCGATTGGGCATTGCCAACCCATACGAATCCCGCTAA
- a CDS encoding PhoH family protein: protein MAKPDKKTSRETQSVNIFFEHNHFLPMLYGANDSNLERLEQLLHVTLVSRGNMISITGHKRDIEATEQVLQSLYKQIESGAEISDADVDAAVRLIPPVLDNKKPKGRDGQDLETDVYIRTLKKTIAPYTHVQANYMRTLYDNELVFALGPAGTGKTYIAVAMAVYQLINKKVERIILSRPAVEAGEKIGFLPGDIKDKIDPYMRPLYDALFDMMPADRVQQHMDNGEIELAPLAFMRGRTFSNAFVILDEAQNTTRTQMKMFLTRMGERSRILITGDLSQIDLPKDVKSGLADCIPKIEHIPGIDVIRFSDGDVVRHPLAKKIVQAYDEWEEKKKQFAEQNDN, encoded by the coding sequence ATGGCTAAGCCAGACAAAAAAACGTCCCGTGAAACTCAGTCCGTAAATATTTTCTTCGAACATAACCACTTCTTGCCAATGTTATATGGTGCGAACGACTCGAATCTGGAGCGTTTGGAGCAGTTGCTGCATGTAACGCTCGTCTCGCGTGGTAACATGATTTCCATCACCGGTCATAAGCGCGATATCGAGGCGACTGAGCAGGTCTTGCAGTCGCTCTACAAACAAATCGAAAGCGGTGCTGAAATTTCCGACGCTGACGTGGACGCGGCCGTGCGCCTGATCCCGCCCGTGCTGGACAATAAAAAACCAAAAGGTCGTGATGGCCAAGACTTAGAGACGGATGTTTATATTCGCACCCTCAAAAAAACCATCGCCCCCTATACGCATGTGCAAGCCAATTACATGCGCACGCTGTATGATAACGAGTTGGTGTTTGCATTAGGGCCTGCAGGTACGGGTAAAACCTACATTGCGGTGGCGATGGCGGTATACCAACTCATCAATAAAAAAGTGGAACGGATTATTCTCTCACGCCCAGCAGTTGAGGCGGGTGAGAAAATCGGCTTCTTGCCAGGCGATATCAAAGACAAAATCGACCCCTATATGCGCCCACTATATGACGCGCTGTTCGACATGATGCCCGCCGACCGCGTGCAACAGCACATGGATAATGGCGAGATTGAGCTCGCGCCACTCGCCTTCATGCGTGGCCGAACCTTCAGCAATGCCTTCGTGATTCTCGACGAAGCGCAAAATACCACCCGCACGCAGATGAAAATGTTCCTGACGCGTATGGGTGAGCGTTCGCGTATCCTGATTACGGGCGACTTATCGCAAATCGACTTGCCGAAAGACGTGAAGTCCGGCCTTGCCGATTGTATTCCTAAAATCGAGCATATCCCAGGCATCGACGTGATTCGCTTCAGTGACGGTGACGTGGTACGCCACCCACTGGCGAAGAAAATCGTGCAGGCCTATGACGAGTGGGAAGAAAAGAAAAAACAATTCGCCGAGCAGAATGACAATTAA